TCTTCGTGGGCATGTTCCTGCTCTTCGTGAACACCAGCCCGGTCAACGCCCTCACCGTCAGCAGCCTGCCCGCCAGCATCCGGGCCACGGGCGTGGCGGTGAATGTGCTGCTCATCCACCTGCTGGGCGACGCCATCAGCCCCGAGTGGGTGGGCCGCCGGGCGGACGCGCTGCACGCGATGGGGAACTCCGGCGGGGATGCCCTGGCGCGGGCCCTCCTGGTGGTGGTGCCGGCCATCGTCCTCAGCGGCCTGGCCCTGTGGTGGGCGCGGCACCGGCCCTCGCGGGCCTGAGGTGGGCACCAGTCGCACGGCGCGGTTCCTGGCGCGGATCTGGTTCCGCGCCCTCCGGCGCGAAGGCCCACCTCTGCCGCCGGGCCCCTGCCTGATCCTGCTCAACCATCCGAACGGCCTGCTGGACCCCCTGGCAGCTGCGGCCTCGCTGGACCGCCGGGCGGGCTGGCTGGCCAAGGCCACCCTCTGGAAGCTGGCGCCCCTCCGCCCCTTCCTGGCCGCGTTCCGGGCCATCCCCGTCACCCGGCCCAGAGATGGCGACGCCACGCCGGAATCCATCCAGCAGTGCTTCCGGAAGGTCCACGAGGTCCTGGCCCGGGGCGGCTCTGTGGCCCTGTTCCCGGAGGGTGTGAGCCACACGGGGGCGGACCTGGCCCCCCTCAAGACCGGCGCTGCCCGCATGGCCCTCTCCAGCCCCACACCGCCCTTCCTGATCCCGGCGGGGCTGGTCTACGGGGATCGAGGCGCCTTCCGGCATGGCGCCCTCCTTCGGGTGGGGGAACCGGTTGCCTGGAGCGATCTGGCCCGCCGGGGTACGGATCCCGACGCGGTGGTGGAGCTGACCGCCCGCATCCGTGCGGCCCTGCAACCGCTCACCCTGCAGGACCCGGAGGTGCGGGTGCTGGCCCTGGCCCAGGAGGTGGCCTGGCTGCTGGCCGAGGCCCCCGGCAGCCGGGTGGATCTGGAGGCGCTTCGCAGGCGCGTGCGGGCCCTGGTGCCCCGGCTGGCCGCGCTGGGACCCGCGGCTCTGGCCGACCTTGAGGCCCGGGTGCACGACACCCAGGGCTGGCTTCGCGCCCGGGGGCTCCGGCCCGATCAGGTGGGCCATCCCTATCCCTGGACCGAGATCCGGGGCTGGTTGCCGGGTGCCGCGCGGCGGCTGGGCCTGACGGTCCTCCTCCTGCCGGCCGCCCTCGCGTTTTGGCCTTCGTACCGACTTGTGGACTGGATCGCGACCCGGTTCACAGAGGAAGGCGACCAGGTGGCCACCCTCAAGCTGCTGGGTGGTCTCCTGCTCCATCCCCTCTGGGCGACGGCGCTGGCGGGGCTGGCCGGGTGGTGCTGGGGCGGGTGGGCAGCCCTGGCGGCTCCGGGAGCGCTGCTGGTGCTCCTTCTGGCCTTGCCCATCCTGGAGCGGTCCGCGGAGGATCTCCAGGCCATCCGCGGCTTCCTGCGCCGCCGGGATCCGGCCGTGCCCGAGCTGCTGGAGGCCCGGAAGCAGCTGATCGAGGCGTTTCCAGAATTGGAAGGGGAATGAAGAAGGCGGGGCCGAAGCCCCGCCTTCTTCATTCGCGGCCCTGGGATCAGTGGCCGAAGATGGTGTATTTATCGGGCGCCTGGACCTCGGGGAAGGCCAGGGGAGCCAGGGGGAGGGTCGCACCGCCCTGGGTGGGATCCACCACGAGGGTGGTGCCCATGGCGCCCAGGAAGTAGCGCATCTGCTTCTGCAGGAGGCCGGTGTTCACGAGGCTGGCCGTGGGATCCAGCAGGGAGCCGTGGCCGATGCCGGCCTGGTCGAACTGGAAGTAGCCTTCCGTCGGCGTGGTGGCGGTGATGGCCACGGCGGCGTTGGCGGCCTTGGGGGCCGGGGCGCCTGCGGTGAGGGTGAACATGAACTGGGCGGGCACGCCGGCCGCATGGGCGGGAGTGCCGCCGGCGGAGTAGGCCAGCTGTTTGAAGCCGGGGGCCACGGCCGCGCCCGCGGCGCCCAGGACTTCCCGGCCGCCGAGGGCATTGCCCAGATAGCGGGTGTAGGGGTTGCCGATGACGACATCACCCACGGATTCCTGGATGGCCACGCGGTTGGAGAGGCGGCTCGGCAGGCCCGCGGCCAGGGGCGTGGTCATGGTGGCGGGATCCGCGGGGTCCACCACGCTCTGGGTCACCTGGAAGAACTGGTGATAGGTGGGCGTGTTCTTGACGATGCCCACGGCCGCCAGACCGGCGTCCACGGCGGGGCCGAAGGAGGGGCTGTTCTGGATGAGGTAGGCCAGGCGGCCGCCAGGGACGGACAGGTAGCCCTTCATGTCGTTGTTGAGGGTGGTCTGGGTGTAGGGGGCGCCCGTGGTGGCCAGGGTGGTGTTGCCCGCCAGGTAGTAGGTGCCGACGATGGAACCGAGGCTGTGGCCCACGAAGCGCATGCCCGTGTTGGAGGGCGGGGCGGACAGGGCGGCGAAGCCGCCCACGGCGACGGTGAGCTCCAGACGGTTCAGGTTGAAGGCGGCCTGCTGGATGTTGGAGCGGGTGGCCAGGGGCGCGCCGATGGCCATGAAGTCCTGGCCCCAGGCCTGCTGCTTCTGTCCCTTGACCGTGGCCGAATCGCCGCCGGCGATCTGGTGGGCGGGAATGGCCAGGGCGCCGTGCAGGGGCAGGTCGATGGCCACGATGGCGCGGCCCACGGTGGTGAGGGTCTGGGCCAGGGCGATCGCGGTCTCCTTCTGGCTGGTGATGCCGTGCTGGTAGATCACCAGGGGCCAGTTGGAGCCGGCGGCGGGGGCGATGTAGACGAACGGGATGGCCCGCGGCACATGGTAGTAGCTGGTGAGGGCCCCGGTGGTCCGGAAGGGCTGCACCACGCCCGCGGCGGGGTTGTAGGCGCCGGTGATGCCGGTGAGGTTGCCCCCGGCGGCGGTGGCATTGGCGGCCACGACGACGGGATCCATGGACAGGTCGGCGCTGTTGATGGTGCCGAGGATCACCGTGCCCACGGTGGCG
The window above is part of the Geothrix sp. genome. Proteins encoded here:
- a CDS encoding 1-acyl-sn-glycerol-3-phosphate acyltransferase — protein: MGTSRTARFLARIWFRALRREGPPLPPGPCLILLNHPNGLLDPLAAAASLDRRAGWLAKATLWKLAPLRPFLAAFRAIPVTRPRDGDATPESIQQCFRKVHEVLARGGSVALFPEGVSHTGADLAPLKTGAARMALSSPTPPFLIPAGLVYGDRGAFRHGALLRVGEPVAWSDLARRGTDPDAVVELTARIRAALQPLTLQDPEVRVLALAQEVAWLLAEAPGSRVDLEALRRRVRALVPRLAALGPAALADLEARVHDTQGWLRARGLRPDQVGHPYPWTEIRGWLPGAARRLGLTVLLLPAALAFWPSYRLVDWIATRFTEEGDQVATLKLLGGLLLHPLWATALAGLAGWCWGGWAALAAPGALLVLLLALPILERSAEDLQAIRGFLRRRDPAVPELLEARKQLIEAFPELEGE
- a CDS encoding Ig-like domain-containing protein — translated: MHPRLNQAILGASLLMILACNGGGDSKAPSIVTGGGSMPSTTTPVFDPANAKIPLPNILATATATDPLVGRAANTPLTPPEALAYVNLKEVGGTNAVAGLNAPIYLQFNAAVDASTVTPANIKVFQLSTDAAGTENAALGFTDISATFTYQYAAGGTDLFLFPNFPLLPGTRYLYVVTNRVKDAAGLPISASPYFEALKSTTLLGGSFAALEPIRANVQSGSTILLSGYAKVMDDLITATATTTVTKRSDIALIGRFITTGAGFIAPNPATPTTRIPVETALRSFAAGSTLGGLAGKTWTNTVSVTATFDRGGINPSPDAYWSAVMGTATAAPATVGTVILGTINSADLSMDPVVVAANATAAGGNLTGITGAYNPAAGVVQPFRTTGALTSYYHVPRAIPFVYIAPAAGSNWPLVIYQHGITSQKETAIALAQTLTTVGRAIVAIDLPLHGALAIPAHQIAGGDSATVKGQKQQAWGQDFMAIGAPLATRSNIQQAAFNLNRLELTVAVGGFAALSAPPSNTGMRFVGHSLGSIVGTYYLAGNTTLATTGAPYTQTTLNNDMKGYLSVPGGRLAYLIQNSPSFGPAVDAGLAAVGIVKNTPTYHQFFQVTQSVVDPADPATMTTPLAAGLPSRLSNRVAIQESVGDVVIGNPYTRYLGNALGGREVLGAAGAAVAPGFKQLAYSAGGTPAHAAGVPAQFMFTLTAGAPAPKAANAAVAITATTPTEGYFQFDQAGIGHGSLLDPTASLVNTGLLQKQMRYFLGAMGTTLVVDPTQGGATLPLAPLAFPEVQAPDKYTIFGH